Part of the Thunnus albacares chromosome 11, fThuAlb1.1, whole genome shotgun sequence genome, TGTGAAGGAGGGTTACAAGGTACAACTGtcacattaatcaataaaaacCATCTACTGCTGTGATCAGGAGCCTGTACCACAAAGtgacatcagtgtgttagcagcTCTCTTTGGGCTTAACTCAGGTTTTCTGGTCTCATGAAGCTGGTTCACTTTTAATGGGGATAATGggtcaccatggtaacctatGCTGAAcaaccactgaccaatcagatcactggaaaaacagtcatcattcctacaggatcctgaCCAAAGCCCTGAGTTTGCAATCATGTGATAagtaaaaaaagagcaaaatatatttttatgggTCAGGAGaatcattttattgttccagactttctgtttccagtctgaGTTTAAAGCAGAGCTTCTAACAGAAGGAGGGAAAGTTAACGACACTAAACACAATGATAatcagctgcattttaattgtgcaaagatTTCTTCTGTTCCTAAAGAGATAGTGGACCGTTTAtctgattttacactctgattccatcactgcagctcagattAACACACTGTTATTAGCTCCCATCATTATAAAtacaacatttgggtcagatagacctcatcagaCATTAGCtacctttcctctcctctctgctgcaccagAAACAGTCTGAAATTACTTTTTACACATCAAAACCCACACAGACACTAACTGTTCACAtacaaactctgagtttttaCCACATTTAACACAAACAACATGACAGAACTTTTCTCCACACATCAGATAAAGTTCATTTTAATTCAGCACAATACTGCACCGTTCCACTCTGACAGTTAATGAGACattaaacttatttttaaacagtcaagttttatttctcatatcTCTCAGATCCTGTTTAATTGTGTTGGATGTGATTGTTGtgaattaatgtatttttatgtcacGTATTGACACCATTTTATCCAGGTCTCCCTTGTAAAAGAGATCATGTGCCTCAAgagacttcctggttaaataaaggataaataaaatttttaaaagtgtgaaaaagtTCTGATTTATAAAAATGACTCCACATCTGGTTCTACATTGAACCCTCTTGAGGTTAAAGTGCCCGTCCTACAAATCCACAACACCTCCCTCTTCAGGATCAGCTGCTCCTTAAGGGTCAGGGTTAGCCATCCCCCAGTTCCTCATAACAGCCTTCTTACTGGTTATTCTGTCCCCTGCGTGCGTGGCTTTACATGAAGTGACAGATAGCTAAACAGGTGTACTAGGCACTGAAAGGTTTAAATGATGACTCAGATGTGGAAGTAAAGTTGAGGTCTGTTTACTTGAATATCTTCGTCAACATGCTTGCTTACAATGCTTTTCCAGAAACTctgtgaaactgaaaataaatacacaagaaaatgttcTTAATGTAAGTAAAAACAGTGTAGAAATATAAATACTTGCTTGCTGATTTAGGTAATTATCTATAAATCtcccaaaatattaaataaaacaacaaaatatgcatCAATCCTTATctataaagataaaacatgtaatataAACTTACAAGCAAAGCTTCTCCAAGGTTCAACACAGGTGGATGCAAAGGATTAAACAGAGAGACTGTTGCTGTGCAAAATTTCAATCAAAATGGCCGGTCTCAGACTACGACCTTACCCATGTGATCACAAATATCCAATAGAGAGCAAGTACAATGAGCTGACAATAATCTCCAAAGCAACCACTAGGAGATGCTAAAATGCGCTTTAACTACATGTAACAAAATACTCCCCGCCTGGTATTGAACACAATACCACTATCAATTTTTTGGAAAAGTCCCACAGACTGAAGAAAATAAGGCAAGGAGCTGTCCATGGTAAAGGCTTAGAGAGACATAAGTACCACTACTTCAGTCACTGGCCTGAGTAAGGTCTTAACAGTTCCCCCTTTGGTGACTTTGAGCTCAAGCTTCCTGACTTTCCTATCGCTGCCAGGGTGAGCCTTGGTGACAAGAGCCATGGGCCACTGATTTCTTTTCACCTGAGCATCTCTTAGCAGCACCAAGTCTCCTTCCTTGACATTGGGCTGACTATCTTGCCACTTGCTTCGGCTTTGAAGAGTAGAGAGATATTCTCTCCTCTATCTCTCCCAAAAGGCATTTGCCAAGTGCTGAACTCGTTTCCACTGCTGGCGATACATATCTGCATTCTCAAAGGATCCCGGAGGGGGAAGAGGGGTGCAGACCTTCTGTGTCAGGATCATCGCTTTAGTCAGAATaaagggtgagtctgcatcagtcgAGATGGGTGTGAGAGGTCTTGCATTTATTATTGTGGTAACCTCGGCCATAAGGGTTGAAAGTACTTCATGAGTGAGGTGCGAGGGGCTGATCTGAGAAAGCATAGAGTCAAGGATCTGTCTCGAAACCTTGATCATTCTTTCCCACACTCCCCCCATGTGGGAAGAGTGGGGTGGGTTAAACAGCCATGTACATCCTTCCTCACTGAGATACTTTGAGACGTTAGTTTCATCTTGAAGGAGGATTTGCAGCTCTTTGCAGGCTCCCTTAAAGTTTGTGCCGCAGTCAGAACGGATCATTTTCGCAGGACCACGCACAGCAAAGAAGCGCCGTAGAGCATTGATAAAGCTCGATGTGTCCATTGACTCTAAGAGCTCAATATGCACAGCACGTACACTTAGGCATGTGAAGAGTACTGCCCACCTTTTACTGTTTGCTGCACCTCCTCGGGTACGACGAGTGGAGATGTTCCAGGGGCCGAACACATCCAGACCTATGTTTGTAAAAGGGGGTTCAGTGCTTAGACGATCAGATGGAACATCTGCCATCTTCTGTTCTGCTGTCCTACCACGAAGTCTGTTACATGTAACACACTTATGCAGAGTGCTGGAAATGCATTTCTTTGCCCCCATGATCCCTCAGTGAAGAGTCTCCCTTGATGTTTCACTCTCTCATGATAGTGATTTATGAGTAGAGTAGCAATATGACTGCGGCCGGGAATGATGAGAGGATGTTTCTCTTCCATCTCAAATGGAGCGTGTTGGAGTCGACCACCTATTCTCAGAAGTCGATTGCCATCAAGGATAGGGTTGAGCTTCTTCAGGGGACTGTTCTTAGGAATGACGTTTCCTTTCTCCAGACAGGACACCTCAGCTTGGTATGCTTCCTTTTGTACACATGCAATAATGATAGCCTTTGCTTGTGACAGTGTATCAGTTGTGTGAGACTTTCGAACAGTGATGCCAACCACAGCAATCTTGTTTGTCGCTACCCTTTTCAGACCTAAAGGACTGAGAGATGTGGATGAGGGAAGCCATAGCTCTGACAAGGGGTTGCCACATGGAAAACCTGTCAAAGCGATGTGAACCAATGCCTCTGAGGGAGTCTGTGGCTGTAGTGGTGTGGCAGCGAACCTCCATGTCAGACTCTGGATCAATGAGGTCATAGAATGTTTCTTCAGTTGTGTCTGTCTCCACAGAATGTGACAGGAAATCTGGACCAGTAAGCCAGTTGGTgttgttgggactacatgtggaccacagtttaccacatgtttcaagactccaagaaacctgagccctgggggttcgcacccaaagtgtgaagctccacccatggatccaggttatcaaaactagagattcccctcttatctttctcttttctccacgagctgcagcaggagcagctccttgctctctttcacacctccagcagctgctggagcagctctctgctctcttgtgtggcctgctcacagcagacacacacagtcttctttacggcagaagacgcgagagcctgcctaagactcagaaactaagtttccttgtgccagcagctaacacacaagtctgctggccagtttaacaagtacaggagccgcggaatggagttagcttgccgctaactctacaccaaggagtgacctgggccctctgcacgactggagtgctctctccccagcaacgcctgcatctttcagcttcagagccaaagccttctcagcctgactcacccacggattcaccagctacaaagcaggacaccacaaagcatctcttccttcatggactggtaacaactgggcatagcctagcaacacagtgaagcatagtacggctaagcaagaatgttttaactcaaacaatgtactgtacgtgtattgatttggttaaggttatacattgaactgttgttgtgatgtccttgttgcctatagtcaggttactgcatagccacaccgctaggttaatgttagcatgcttaacacatgttacatccagtaactaggccttgcatgcaactaatCTTgttttaacctggcacctttagcatacaccaattggccttgaatagacaaccacacagttaagaggttaaaacctagtttggcaaactttggttcaggcagtacatgtggttcaagacaccacatggtctggccttttatctctgtagttccctttatcagccaaattgtcggcatgccatgtgctcagtcaccaggtgactgcagccatcttgctattgtcttccctacacacacacacacacacacacacacacactcacacttgtatataggtacacttagctagattagtattgtgtgttgcttttacccttttgttaaataaatgcttttggatatacctgttgtctgttttaatgttgcacaagaatgagttttgccaacctctgctctgtaaagaactccaaatccttcaaccttaactagctattgatatggtgattttgtttatagttattaaattaattattaatcaaagtcccaaattcatagattagtacactttgagactgaattggctatctttttccctgagtccagggtggtgccccgttattattaattcttattaataactttattgattttaataattgacgattatctttgataatcattaattattgctgatagccaaacttgtagccacagCCCAACAGTGTCCAAGAGTCGAGCTACAGGCACTGACCTGGTGGCAACATCTGCAGGGTTCTGACTGGTGTGGACATAACACCACTGTTCAGGATGCGTGAATTTCCTTATTCGTTCCACCCTGTTGCTGACATACTCATAAAACCTCCTAGTTTCATTATAGATGTACCCCAGCACCACCTTGCTGTCAGTATAGAACTTCAGATTGTTGGGGTTGATGTCCAGCTCACTCACAACAAGCTCAGCAATCTCCACTGCCAGGACAGCAGCACCCAACTCAAGCCTGGGAACAGTATGGACCGAAATGGGGGCTAACTTGGCTTTCCCCATGATGAAGCCAACGTGGCATTTTTCCTTCAACATTCATCACCTTTAGATATGCCACGGCTGCAATAGCCTTTATGGAAGCATCTGAAAAGATGTGGATTTCTGTGTGCCGAGCAGTGGAGAGGGAGGCTGTGGTGTAGGCTCAGGGGGTTTCAAACTATTCTAGCTCTCGCAGTGAATCTCTCCAAGCAATCCATTCTGCCTCCTTATCCGCTGGGAGGGGAGCATCCCAATCACTGGTGTCACTAGTGAGCTATCGTAATAAGATCTTCCCTTGGACAGTAATAGGAGCCACAAGACCAAGTGGGTCGAATAGGCTGTTAATGGTTGCAAGCACTCCTCTTCGAGTGAACGGTTTCTCACTATTGGCAACACGGAATGTGAAAGTGTCGTTCACAAGGTTCCAGTTTAATCCAAGACTGCGCTGTAGAGGAGGTAAGTCGATGTCTAGGTCGAGGTCTTTCAAGTCCTTTGCATGGTCTGTTGATGGGAATGCCTGCATGACGACTGGGCAGTTGGATGCTACTTTATGGAGTCTTAAGTTAGAGATGGCAAGCATACCTTGGGCTGCTTTCAGTAGAGTGATGGCTGCAGTTGCAGATGGCAGTGACTTGAGTCCATCATCGACGTAGAAATCCCTGTGTATGAACTGCTTCGCATCTCCACCAAACTCATCCTCTCCATGTAGAGCTGCTCGCCGTAGCCCATAGGTAGCAACTGCTGGAGAGGGGCGATTGCCAAATACATGGACTTTCATCCTATATTCCACAACTTCCTTGGTGGTGTCATTGTCTTTGAACCACAGGAATCTGAGGAAGTTCCTGTGGTCCTCCCTGACAACGAAGCTGTGGAACATTTGTTCAATATCTGCTGTGATGGCTACCTGCTCACGCCTGAACCGCATTAGTACACCCAGCAAGCAGTTGTTCAAGTCTGGtcctgtcagcagcacatcGTTCAGTGAGAAGCCGAGGTGTGAAGCGCTGGAGTCAAAAACAACTTTGATTTGACCAGGTTTGCGTGGGTGTTACACGCCAAAACTGGGAAGGTACCAGCATTCTTCTCCATCCTGTAGCGGTGGAGCCAATTCAGCATGATCCTGGTCAAAGATTTTCTGCATGAAGGCCAGAAAATGGCTCTTCATCTCAGGCTTCCTTTCAAGCGTACGGCAGAGGCTGGTGAAGCAGGTCAGAGCTATAAATCCCcccaaatattaaataaaacaacaaaatatgcatCAATCCTTATctataaagataaaacatgtaatataAACTTACAAGCAAAGCTTCTCCAAGGTTCAACACAGGTGGATGCAAAGGATTAAACAGAGAGACTTCTGGAGCACCTTGCTGTGCAAAATTTCAATCAAAATGGCCGGTCTTAGACTACGACCTTACCCATGTGACCACAAATAACCAATAGAGAGCAAGTACAATAAGCTGACAATAATCTCCAAAGCAACCACCAGGAGATGCTAAAATGCGCTTTAACTACATGTAACAAAATACTGGTTATTAAcagtatttaaatataaatataaatatttgcaGCTTCTCATAACACTTGATTCACAGAAATTACAGAACCAAACAGTTCATTTTAAGGCAGCTTATATCCTGTATTTGTTGGAACACGTTACATTTCAGCATCAAATGATCCAAAGTCTGCAACATGTGTGACATCTGAGTGACTGTTGACTTCTCACCTTCAGTGTGATAAACAAAGAAATGTCTGAGAGTCGGAGGCTGTGtggtcatctgtctgtcttccaCGTTTAATGATCTGAAAGCTCAGTATGAAGCTCTGtttcacatttctctgttttatagtTAGTCAAATGTTTATCTTTAATGTTCAGTCCTTCATATAATGTCTCATTCATTTTGGTTCTACATTGTTTTCCAGTTCAACCCAGTATCTGCACTGTCAGACAGCGATCCAGGATACAACCCGTCCCCCTCTCCAGACGATCGAGTCCACGTTCTGGTTTGCATCCTCTCTGCTAATGCAGCAGAGATTAAAGAGTCAGTTTTACAGAAGATGAAGGGCATCAGAGAGACAGCCAGAGACCTGGGTGAGAACAGAGTTTACTGAAAGTGTGTGTCCACTGATCCTGTTTTATTCAGGTTAACTTGATCTGAACTCCTGGTCTCCAACATTAAACCATGAGGTCCAGAGTCCATAAGACACTTTATGAAAAAGTCGTCTCAGTTTGATACAGTCCATAATACAACAGTCAGGACTAAATATATATTGAAATAATGTGCAGGATCATATCAGGTTGAAGCTTAAAAAACTGTTTACTGCcttgtgtttgcatttttaaagctaaaaaataacataaaaatgtattttagatCATGGCTTacatattatcattttatttattaagtcCATAAAGGCCTTTATgaataagatttaaaaaataaaactcgTCATTAGATCCAACATTTTACTGGAAACAGAATTTAAAGAGGAGATAAAAGGATGAAGGATTTTTGAACCAAATGGCAGCTGTTGTTTTGAAGTGAGAGAGTAAATCTATTTCCAGTGACTCCCAAAACGACCGATATGAGTGTTGGACGGACGGGGACCAGACCACGACCCGTAGGAACGTAATGGCTGTGGTTAAGATCTGGTTtggtttaagcacaaaaaccacttagTTTTGATGATCATTTGAAACCTGGTTTATACTTTCACAACCTTCATcttcatggcaacagtaaacaccatttCAAAAAATATCACAACGGTGGCTGAAAACATGTCACTCGCACTTTGAGGCGGGAGGCGCACAGCGGTCTGCTGCAGTAAAGGAGGATGTCAGAATGGAAGCTAAAATACACTCTCAACTGCAGGAAAAATGGctaagttttgctgtgtatggggATGCCGGGTAACGATAAAGAGTGGAGAGGGGTTTGGGTTTTTtcaatgtgtgtgcgtgtgtaactCATCCTACAGTCTCAGAGTTTACTCTCTAAAGGGTCCGTTTTGTTTTTCCCACAACTCTTTATCAGTTCaattcaatccagtttcacaaacataaaagacagacaactcaaaacaaaccaaagacactagcaaaacaacacagtacataaaataaaccCAGCAGGGATGTCAAAAAGGTCGGACCACTGTGTTTAACTATGTATCTTCAAACGTTACAGTtacggctgaaaatgacaacagaaaaaaacaagtttgccaagttcacatatctccacagttcaaatcaaccaccagtCGTCTACCTAGAAGTGACTGTTGTTGATAGCACAGTATCACGGTCTGTAGTTCTAATGAATGGCAGAACAgtatttttagtgatgaggctttCTTCATTTGAGCACAGCTGGGTGTGCTctcatgctgatttgagcacattctaaatgtctagtagaccaatcagattgcttggtcgtAACTACATGTTGCATAATTTTaaacctatactgttgtttttcttgtgaggatggCTGTTGTTTTGCCTGCAGTCATGTAACAAGGTAGAAAATGAAACTTTCTTGACCTAAAAATAGATTATTCAGCTGTTAATTTAACTTGACTTTATGTCTCACAAAACAgattatatgtatgtattatatgttaatattttcagtgattttcaggcttaaatacttaaaatgatGAAGGTACAAAATGAGGTAAAATCACTTTACATGCAAACAGATTGAATTAGTTTAATTTCTTACACATTTCTGATGGAATTGTGTGTATAATAAACTAaactagaaatgcatttcctgcagaaaacgtgtgaatgctgaaagctgaaagaaaTTGCAAAGAATTGCCGAAAATACTACAAACCATCTATAAAATTTTGTAGAATCTCGTTACCATGGCATATTACATATAACAGATATGGCAGTTAGTAATTTCTATGGTGGTTTTTAATTAAtgaccacaaggtggggctGTTGGTACCATTATTCAGTATGTTGTGCAGATTCTCACGGTGAACTTGCATAccaagtttaattttattaaagaattgcaaaaatatcatgttataaagTTACTTTTGCGCCCCCTTTTGGTAGAATTTCATGAAATTTTACACATGTCTGCAATGTCACTTTGTGTACAACATTCCAAAATTTGGTTGTGATTGGTTGCAATCCAGTTCGGTATTGAGTTATTTCCCATTAAGTGCATTAGGCCACGCCTTCAAAAGtttggtaaccaattacagacaaaccaTAAGTGAtgtccaaaaacaaataaataggTTTTGTTCAGGGTCctctaaatatggtatgtaccaagtttggtgaagattagatgaaatatgtgccaacagaagcaaaaaatgtgtttatcaaaaaatacaaaattgaatttttttagGCAtaaatgggcgtggcctatatcagtctAATCAGCATCATCCAAGGAACACTCTGCACATTTTTCTTGATAGGCCTCACTattcatgagttattagccagAATGTAAAAGATGTAATAACTGACCATGTGGTGGCGCTATTGGTACCATGTTTTCTTATGTTAAGCATTGGCACATGAGACACCTGTACATCAAATATGAAaagttttgtacttttactttttgagatattaactttcaaacattcctttgttcttttaaaaattatataaaatcactggaatataCTATAGAAATGAAAGGTAATAGCATAAATGTCATTAATGTCCATTCACACTTAATAGatcttttacaaaaaaatatttttttacaaaaaatattttcagtggcagttttataatttttttaattgacaAAACAATACATGAAACTCATGGCTgagtttttgctgaaaaaagGAGACCATGTATGTGGAGgtttaaaaggtaaaaaagacaaacatgaatgcagaaatggaaaatgaaGCTAAATGAAGCTGGACTGCAGAGGGTTAAAAACGAGGGTTTCAGTTAGCCTGATCATGTTAGCTTTGAGTCGGGTTTAAAGagctgagtgtgtttttgtatctgCAGGGATTCctcagatgatgatgatcacaAAGATCGACGAGGCCTGTGTTGAAACCGAAAAGAATCTGAGGAACGTTTATAAGAGCAAATACCTGAAGAAAAAGGTGAGTTTATACAGAAATGTAACCTGTAGCTTTGCAGTCAAAAACTTCACATTCATTAATGTTGTTTCTTTAATGTGTAGATGAAAGATTTCAGCTCAGCAGTCGGTATCCCGATGAACTGCATCCTTTCTGTGAAGAACTACAATGAAGAAATCAACCTCATTAATGATGTGGACACTCTGATCCTCAGCGCTCTGAGACTCATGATCGACTTTGGAGACGACTTCAtccacaaaatgtaaaaaatataaacagaaatgaGCAATAACACtttgggccctattttaatgatCCAAAGTGCATGGTCTAAAGCGCATGGTGCAAGTGTATTTCGGGCATATAtaaaatccacttttgctagttTAACGGCAGAAAAAATGGTTGCAGTGCCAGGCAGATGGTTCAAAagggttgtccatagtctcctaattaatcatgggtgtgttttggtCGTagcatgcaataaaccaatcagagtgtcatctcccattccctttaaaagtcAGGTGTGCTTGCACCTTGGTGGTTTGCTGTTATAATGTTGCCAAGTAGCAAGAGGAagcgcttctctgcagaggaaacggatctgctcATGCGCAAAGTGAAAGCGT contains:
- the LOC122992774 gene encoding interferon-induced protein 44-like; this encodes MFVFSSVFSEPWRQISWGDKERDLQYVQNYTPAKGKVKHLRVLLYGPVGSGKSSFINSVSNVLRRRMSIPAAASSTTSDRSFTTKYETHKIRRGTSNSFYPIVFNDIMGLEEGTGQGVQAEDIKLAMMGRVKEGYKFNPVSALSDSDPGYNPSPSPDDRVHVLVCILSANAAEIKESVLQKMKGIRETARDLGIPQMMMITKIDEACVETEKNLRNVYKSKYLKKKMKDFSSAVGIPMNCILSVKNYNEEINLINDVDTLILSALRLMIDFGDDFIHKM